CCCGCTCAAACCACCGGATGTACTGATCGGGTAATTCTGCGTTTCCATCGTATTACTCGCTGCCTTCCTGAGTGCCAGGATCGTTTCTCCGCTACTCAAAGTATTATTTTGCAAAAAGTAATTCCTGTAATCTGTCGATAAACTATACAATCCCATGGCAATGACATCATGTGCCGCTGCTGCGGCCTTTTGCCATCGTTGTACATCCCCGCCTGTATTGTGCAGCGGACTTGCCCAATAAAGCAAGGCCCTCGCTTTCAATGCCAATGCCACGCCTTTCGTGAACCGGCCATCATAGTTGGAGAATGAAGAGGTCTTCCAGTTTACCTGCAAACTGTCTTTATACAGATCTACTTCGTTGATCACAAAACTCATCACACTGTCATAAGGTGCTGCTGGCAGGATCGTATTTTCATTCGCATCCAGTACTCTTTTAACCAAAGGCACTCCGCCATATCTTTTTGTCAATTCAAAATAGAAGTAAGCTCTTAAAATATGTGCCTCTGCCCTATACCAGGCTACATTCACCACATCATTCTTATAACTGATATTGCCTGAAGCAGAGATGGTATCCCTGTTTGAACCCAGTATATCCTTGTAATTCACGGAATGCTCCAGGAAGTAATTCGCTGCCCGGATGCCCATGTAATAACTCGCGTAAAAATTATCAGGATTCGTCGTTGCATTCCAGCTGCCCTGGTTAAAGTACCGGGAAGTACTCAGCGCAGAGGTCTGCTCCGCCTCATCCGTAGCGCTGGCAAAGATGTTGATATTATCCAGCACCAGGAAGCCATTCCTGATATATGCATAAGGTGCATTACCCAGCGAGATGAGGGTGCTGTAATTCGAATTGAGTGTCTTGTCTGTCGCTGATGAATCAATCTTTGTATTCAGAAAGTCTTTTGAACAGGCACTCAGCACCAGCAAAATGATAATATAAATAGTTAGTTTCTGCATGATGATCATTTTATTAGTTAAATGAAACACTGAGTCCGCCCACATACGATTTCAACCCTGGATAACCGGTAGGTGTCTCCGGATCAAAATTGTAATCTCTCAGCAGTTTGCTGATAGTTACAGGATTGGTTGCACTCATAAACAGGCGTAAGCGGGTCAGGTGAGCCTTTTTCAGGAAAGCCTCCGGTAAAGAATAACCTACTTCAATATTCCTGATGCGCAGGTAATTGTTTTTCTTGATCCAGAAAGATGAATTCCTGTAGTTATTGGAATTGCCCTGTGTTGTCAACCGGGGATAGGTCGCACTGCTCCGGGTGTCAATCCCTTCTGAAGGATAATATGCCCAGGCACCCTTTGCCATCGGGAAAGCATTGTTGTTGCTCACGAAGGCCAGCGTCTGACTGGGTGCGTTCTGCAAATTGAAGTCTGCTCCCGCAGCTCCCTGGAATAATACAGAAAGATCAAAACCCTTATAATTCAATGCTGCATTGAAGGAATAATAGAGAGAAGGATAAGAAGGCCTGCCTATCTTCGTCACGTCATTCTGATCTACAAAACCACTGTTGTCAAGGTCTTTGTATTTCAGGTCGCCAGGTTGCACCGCACCGAATACCGGTACCGGGATCCCTGATTTCAGGGTACCATCTGCATTGAAATCTTCTACCTGGTAGAAGCCATCTGAGATTAAGCCAACCGGGGTATTAAGTGCGAGACCGGTAGTCTTACTAAACCCGTTTACCGGTGCAATCTCCGCCTGGTAATCCACAGTGTTTTTATGGTATAATACGCTACCGCCTACACGGTATCCCAAGCTCTTCCAGGTGTCGTGATAATTCATCGTGAGTTCAAACCCTTTATTCGTCATCTTCCCGATGTTCTTGAACATCAGTGTGGTACCTAGCGTCGCGGCATAACTGGCCTGATCGTAAGTAATGATGCCACCACGTTTATCCATGTACGCATCTGCAACGATGTCCAGTTTTTTGAACAGGGTCATGTCAAAACCAACATTGTATTTCATGCTGTGTTCTGCAAAGATGCCGGGATTGGCAATATACGTTTGTACAACAGCGCTGTTGGAATTCAGACTGGTAACGCCGGTGTAAAAAGCAGTAGAGGTACCATAATATTGCTGGAAGAGATACCTTCCCTGCAAAGAATTTTCATTACCTGATTTACCTGCGGAAGCCCTGATTTTCAGGTACAAAGGATCAGTTAATGCAATCCATCCTGCAGATAGCGCGGGGTAGAATCCATGGTTGTGACCCGGCGCATAGTTGTCAGAACCACTATAGCCAAAGCCAAATCCTAACTGGTACTTTTCCCGGTAGGTGTAATCGATCGTGCCACCTAAATTCGTATAGTGGTGGAAGATATTATTACCTGTATTATAACCGGAACCGTTGAAACTACCGTTCCAGTCTTCTACATAATTGCTGGCAAAATAATTGACCAGTGCATGTACGGCATGCGGTCCAAAACTACGGTCATAGCCTGCGCTCAGGTTGGCCTGTTTCCAGTCGTACTGGTTGGATGGCGCACTGTTACTGGCTACAATGTCCGTAGTCACATCCGTGGTGGTTTTTGCTCCATTGTAATACCGCGCATAAGTAGCCGTTTTGCTGGCGGCGTTCCTGGTCCATGTATTAAAACTCACTGCTTCCTGCAGGTATAAACCCGGTGTAATGAAATCCAGTTTTTCCTTCAGGTTAAAATTTGCCTGCAAAGTTCTGTCATGGGTAGATGCCCAGCCCAGGGCTTTCAGCGAAGCTACCGGGTTATTGGTATAGACGGTCGTGCCTGACCAGTTGCCCGTTGCATCCTTTACCGGGTAGATGTTAGATGGGTATACAGCCATGTTATTCCATAAACTGGCCCCGTTAAAATTCGGATAACGCCTGTCTTCAATACGGCCCCCCAGGTCTACTTTGGCTTCGAAGATCTTGAAGAAACTAAAATCCAGGTTGGCCCGGAGATTAAAGCGCTGGATCTGGGCATTTGAAGTAGTGGCATTGGTTTCTACATTGTACAGCCCCTGGTTTTTCATGTAGTCTATAATAAGTGCGTAACGGGTGCTGGTATCACCACCACTGAAGGTGATGTTTGCATCCCGGTAAACCGCATTCTTTTTCAGTACTTCGTCGAACCAGTCTATATCAGTACCTGTGCCATTCTTATAAGCTTCCAGCTGAGCGGTGGTATACCTGGGTGTGTAAATGTACTGGTGGTTGTTGACGGCGTACAGGTCATTGCTGACAGCCTGGTTGTACAGGCTCGCATAGTCAAAAGACCTGAGCGGCTTATTGAGGTTGATAGCCTGTTGCACACCGTTTCTCACCTGCGCCTGTATGGTTGGTTTGCTGGCACGGCCTCTCCGGGTGGTGATCCAGAGTACCCCGTTGGCACCACGCATCCCAAAGGCTGCAAGCGCAGCGGCATCTTTGTATAATTTTACATCTGCGATTTCTACGGCAGACAGGTACTGGAAATAGGTATTATTTACCTGGAATCCATCTACAAAAATGGCGATGTCATTGTTGTCGTAAGTACCTACACCTCTTATTACAAAGCTGGCGTTATCATAACCAGGTTCGCCGCTGGCCTGTTTGGTGATGATACCCGGCAGGCGGCCATAGAAGGTATTGGTGATATTCGCTGCCGGTGTTTTGTATAGTTCCTCTCCGCTTACCTTCGACATGGAGGCCGTAGGTATCGAATCAGGAACGGATTGCGCCAGCACTTTACCGGAAAAGGCCAGCATATATAGGAGCGTTCTGTAGCGCATGTTTGTTAGTTTTTAAAAAACGTAATGGGTGGTCTTTGCCAGGAAATATTAAACCAGGAACTTTCTCTTCGTATGATGGCTCACCGGGATGTAATTCTTTTTTCCGAAAAGGGAAATCGTATGAATTGCATCCCCCGAACCCCTTACTTCAAATGTTCCCTAATACCCCGGGTTCTGAATCAGTGTACCCTTATTAATCTCCGTTTGCGGGAAAGGATTCAGGTACTGTCGTGGTGCCCAGAAACCCAGGTACATCTTCCCATCATAGTAATCCGTATTCCCCGTCATCTTGCCGCCACCATCACTATTAAAATGCAGTGTGCGGATCACGCCACCAATCAGGCCGTCGCCAATATCGGCTCTCTTCCAGTGTTTGATATCATGCAGCCAGTAGTTTTCATCAAAACACTCAGCAGCCCATTCTCTTTGAATAATCTTACGCAACTTTGCCTGGTCCGTTTCAGTAATAGCAGGTAAACCTGCACGGAGGTGAATGACATTGAGTTTCGCCAGTGCCTCGGCAGACTGCCCCATTTCATTATACGCTTCTGCAGCGGACAAATAATAAGCGGCTAAACGGAAAATAGGGAACTCGAACCAGTTGCGTGTACCTGCTTTGTAATAGAACTTCACGGGTATCGCGGCTACATTCATTGCCCATTGAAAGAGGTTGGAATTCGCCCAGGTATTATCATTCGGGTTATTCCAGGTATCGATTTCCCAGGCTTTGAAACTCGCTTTAAAGCGGGCATCCATTGACTGCATGCGGGTGCGGTAATCAGAGAATGCAGTGGTGGTGGTAGGCCATACCTGGTCGCTGCCATCAGCTTTGTAATAATTCTCCAGGTAGCTGGTGGTTAACCCGTTCCCATATGCCTGCCAGTTATGCATGTTATAAAACGTGTTCATGCTGCTGCCGCCTGCATCATATTTAAAGGCGAGAATGACCTCGGCATTTGCAGGGGTGGACGTGGCAGTGCCATAATCATCCAGGGGATTACCGGTGTTGATGATCTTAATACCCCCGTTGCTTTCTGCTTCTTTGATCACGGCTTCGGCCGCTGTAGCAGCGGTTTGCCAGCGGGAAGCATCCTCATTGCCCATGCAGATGAGGTGATTGTTAGCACCCAGGTCCAGGTAAGGCGTAGCGGTATTGAAGAGTGGGCGGGCCACATATAACAAGGCTTTCGCTTTGATAGCAAGGGCGGCTGACTTTGTCATACGACCGGTCCAGGTAGATGTCCATACGGAAGGGAGTACCGCCGCCGCTGCATCGCACCACTTGTTGATGGAGTCCAATACCTCGCTAACGGGTGCCCGGGGAATGTTCAGGTCATCATTTACCGTGAGGGATTTGCTTACGATCGGAACACCGCCATACATGATGAGCATCTGTTCATAGCGATAGGCAATGAGTGCAGTCATTTCTGCTTTTACAATTGCCTTGTCTGCACTAGTCATATCCGTCACCTTGTCGATGTTTTCTTTCACCAGGTAGGCCTGGCGGATGGTCGTGTAGTTGTATGCGTAACCATCCATATCTTCTGTATTACCGGTGGCGGTAAGACCTGTACTGGTGGTGATCCCATAACACCAGGTCCAGGAGAAACCGTAGTTAAGGGCACCGGATGCATTATCCAGGATCAGGGAGTTCCAGTTACCCTGGTAGGGCAGACCCTGGCTCAGGACTACTTTATAGGCATTGGCAATAGCGCCCTGTGCTTTGATAGTAGTGGAGAATATCGAGTCTGTCGTAGTTGTATTGGAGATGGGCATTTGCAGGAAGTCCTTTTGACAGGCAAACAGCAGTAGCACCATGCATATGATATAGTAAGGTTTCATTTCAAGTGTTTTAATTTAAAGGAATGACCCTTTGGAATTTTCTGAAACTTGGGAGCGCTTGTTTTCGTATCGGAGATCAGCATTGCTTATTCAAAACCCTGATTTTATTGCCAGGGATGAAATCCTGCTAACAGTATCCTTGACTTACCCCGATCGAAAATCAGAACTGGATATTCGTACCAAAATTGAAAGTCCGCGTCAGCGGGTACATATATCCCATACTGTTCTTCCCATCGTCAGCCAGTTCCGGATCTATCCCTTTCATCACTTCCTTGCTCCAGGTGATCAGGTTATTTCCATTGGCATAAAACCGTACACTACTGATATGCGCACGGGTCAGCAATCTTCGGTCCTGGATGCTGTAGCCGATTTCCAGGTTTTTCAGTCGTTTGAAGTTGTTGGACTTCAGCCAGAAATCACTGAAAACGTTATTAGGCCCGGAGCCGCTGAATGAGAAAGAAGGATAGGTAATTTTTTCTCCCTTATCATATTTCTCCTGTGTCCAGTGGCCATCGTAATAAGGCTGGAATACTGCTCCCACGTTCTTGGCAAAGGGGGTGCTGAGCACATAACCTGATTGGGGGAACGAACCTTGTGCTGTTCCAATCAGCAGCGCAGAAATATCAAATCCTTTATAAGAGAAACCGATCGTAATGTTATAAGCAATACGTGGCAGGTTGGAATAGCCGATAGGCACCCGGTCTTTTGTATCAATGATCCCATCGCCGTTAATATCCTTGTAACGGATATTCCCTAATCTTGCCTGGTTGCCATTCGTGTTATACGGACGGTTATTCAGTTCCTCGGTGGTATTAAAGAAACCATCCCATACATAACCCTTGTACTGGCCAATGCTGTAGCCTGTTTCGTTCATCCAGGGATATTGGTAAGCGGGTTCCGCCATGTATTCGATCTTATTTTTGGCGTAAGAGAGATTGGCTTTCAGGAAATAATTGAGTTTACCAATATTATCATTGTATCCAAATTCTATTTCATACCCCTGGTTGCTCACCCGGCCAATATTTGCCGGCGGCACGATAGAGGAAGATACCCCATAGGTGGCCGGGATGGTTTGCAGGTTCACGAGGATATTGTCTCTTTTTTCCCTGAAGAAGGTGGCGGACAGGGTGACCTTATCTTTCCAGAAACGCAGGTCGGCCGCGAGGTTCAGCTTCTTGGCCCTTTCCCAGGTTACTTCAGGATTCCCTAAGGTGGTTTCGCTGGCACCGGAGAAATAAGGGTTTGCGCTACTACCATTGCTATTCCCAAAATAGTAACCGCTGGTACCGGATGACCAGCCATTTGGCAGGTACAGGTAGCGGCGTTTTTCGAGGCGGTCACTACCTACTTCGCCATAGGAGCCGCGTAACTTCATCCAGGTGAGTACATTGTTTTTAGGGAAGAAGGGTTCCTTTGTAACGACCCAGCCGGCAGATACTGCGGGGAAATACCCGAAGCGGCGTTTAGGGGCAAAGTTCTCCGTACCATTCAGACCCATATTGAATTCAAAGAGGTAGCGCTCACTAAAGTTGTAGGTTACACGACCTACGAGACCCATTAAACCGGAAGGGGTATTATTGGCCAGGTCGTGTGCCGTATATTTCTGGGCATTGCCGAGGAATAAAGCGGACACATTGTGTTTGCCAAAACTGCGGGCAAAGTCGATAGAGGCTTCCAGGTATACTTTGCGCCAGGAGCCGTTGCCCCAGTTGTCAGAAGTATTGTCCGGGTTTAACTGCCCGCCGGCCAGGATAATATTATTCGGATTGGCCGGGTCGCGCATCGCTTTATAGAGCGGAATGCTGGTGGCGGTATAAAACCCTTTCGTATAGCTGTCATCGTAAGCGATCTTACCACTCAGGTTCAGGCCTTTGGTCAGGTAATCCATCTGGTGTTTCAGGTTCACGGTGCTGGTAAGGGTGGTAATATATTGATTCACCACGCCGGCGCCCAGGAAATCGCTGATGGGCGAAACACCACTACCGCCTTTGTCAACGAGGGGGTTGATGCCATCGCCGGAGGTACCGATGAAGCCATTCACGAGTTTGCCATTTACGAAGTTCGGCCCTACGAATGGACTGCTTTCAAAGATCTTCTGGATGATGAGCTGGTAGCGGTCGCCCTGGTCGTTGGCACCATATCCGCCGGAGGGCAGGTGTGCTACGGTAGACTGACCCGCGAGGTTCACGCTGATCTGGAAGTTTTTGAAAACGTCGATGTCGAAATTTGAACGGAAGTTATAGCGTTTGTAATTTGAATTCGTATTGGCGCCGCCGTAGTTGTAGTCATTGAGGATACCTTGCTGGTGATAGTAACCTAAGGAAGCAAAGTAGCGCACTTTATCTACGCCGCCGGAGATGTTCATATTATATTGTTGCTGCTGCCCCTGACCGCCGAAGATTTCCTTGAAATAGTTGTGGGAGGTGTAGTACAGGGCGGGGCTGTTGGCAAGTGCCTGCCTGCCTGCCGTGCCTATTTCAAGGCTATTGATTTCAGCATCGGTATAGTCTCTGTTGTTTTTAAACTTCCAGAGGTCATTGTCGGTGAAGAGCAGGTTATCAAAGCTGCTGTTGCCCGCTGCCTGGGCATTGTGGATGCCTTCGTTGCGGAAGAGGGCGTATTGATAGGAGTTGAGGATGGGCAGGAGGGAAGTGGCGTTGGTAAAACCGCCATTGCCTGTAAAACCGAATTGCGGTTTATTGAGCCGGCCTCTTTTGGTGGTGACGATAATGACACCGTTGGCACCCCTGATCCCGTATACCGCGGTAGAGGAGGCATCTTTCAGGATAGAGATGCTTTCGATCTCGTTAGCATCCATGGCGTTTAGCACGACATATGGTTGCTCTGCGGGCTGCTGGATACCGTCGATCACGATGAGCGGATCCTGGCCATTGAGGGTAGCGATACCCCGTATATGAATGGTGGCAGAATTTTGCCCGGGTTCACCGCTGGCCTGAACGGCGCTGATACCGGAGGCGCGGCCTACGAGCATATTCGTGATATTTGAAACCGGGGTGGAGGCGAGTTCTTTGCCTCCTACGGTGGCGATGGCGCCGGTAACGGTGGGTGCTTTTTGCTTGCCGTAGCCGACCACTACTACTTCGCCCAGGGCCTTGTCTTCGATGGCGAGGGTGACGTTGAGAATGGGTCTGGCATTGACGTTCACCTCCTGCCGGTGGTAGCCGATGAAGGAGAAGATCAGGGTAGCGTTGTTAGGAACAGTAAGTTTGAAATGGCCGTTTTCGTCTGTTTTGGTAGCGATGCTGATGTTGTTTTTCAGGTAGACGCTCACGCCGGGTAAAAGTTCGGTGGAGGAGCGTACCGTACCGCTTACAGTGAGGGCACTTTGCCCGTGGGTGGTGGGTAATCCTATTATTTGAAGCAATAGGAGGGCTACCGACCATTGTAAGAGTAGTCGTTTGATCATGCTGAGATGAATTAAAAAATTGGTTTTACAAAATGGAATCCCCTTTTAACAGTTCTGTGCAATCGTTTGCATAATTCGATATAAAAAAGGTTGGTTTGGAATGTAATCGTTTACATTTCATGTCATTAAAAAACAGTTTTCCGTGTGGAGGAGATAAAGGATATTGCCCCTTAGAGTAATCGTTTACATTTGTTTTCATAACTACAGTTGGGTGATGCGGCGGTTAAATTATTGTTAAAAAAGGAGAGGGTATTTGCAGTAATTAACAAAGTGTAGCAGGATTTTAGCCCATGGGTTTGGTAAATGGATTTAGTTGGGAGCTGGTATGGATCGAGAAGATGTCTTTTTGACAATTTAAATATGGAGTAAGAAGATAGGGCAGTTTACAGAAGTATATGATTGTGAGTAGTCCAGTGCTTCCGTTTCTATAAACTGAGGAAGGAATGACAAAAAGAACAGGGCCACTTTGAGGTTCGGGTTGTCTTGTTCAGTACGAACATAGTATCAATGCCTGGAATCATGATAAACAGGAATGCTGTTATCAGGAACAAATAATAATGCTGTATACCCATCATTGTGCAAAGGTGTGAAAATCATATAGAAAGAGTGAAACTGAGGGGCGGCAGGCAAGATTAGCAGGTACGTATTTAAACCTGCAACGGTTACACGGCGGTAAGCAGTGTGCAAAAAAACGGTATTTACAGGCTTATGCAAATGTATTAAACCGGTTGGGTTTCAAACTAATTTAATACCTTTACTCCCGGGAATATAATCGCGCAAAATATGCGCGCCACACCCTTTGCTTACCTATAACCTGCAATCAAGCTATATTAATTCATCACCTATGCAGGAAACACTCATTTTCCGCATAGCGCAAATCTTTTAGCCGCGCTATGACAACACGGAACATGCTTACAATTTTTACTGAAACCGATATTTTCAGTCATCTGAATGATCCGGGGCAAGCCTTTAAGCCAAAGGACGCCATTATATTGCTGGTGACCAGCGGCCAACTGAAATTAAGCTGCAACCTGGAGGAGATCAATTGCCTTGAAAACTGCCTGTATTTCTTCATGCGGGGCTTTGTGTACAGCATTCAATATATGGATGAACACTTCTCCTGTATGGGAATGATTGTACCCGGGAAATTCTTCCTGGAAAATGGAGTAGCCGGTGCTATTGGCAATTCGTTTCACACCATCCTGGCGAACCGGCAGCATCCGGTTATAATTAATCAAAGAGAAAGCGGGGCCCTGAGCGGCATGCTGCAGCTGTTGAAAGATTTTTTTATACCCAATGAATCGCTTGTCAGTTATAATGAGATACTGCTGTACCAGGTGATGTCTGTCGTTCATACGATTGCTGCCTTTTGCAGGAAATACAATGGCGCGCAGGAGCTGCAATTTAAACGGAGGAATGTGATCACGTCGGGTTTTCTGCACTTACTACAAAACAATATCAAACGGGAAAGGAGCCTTCAATTCTATGCCCGTCAGCTAACGGTGACGGCGGATTACCTTGCCCGGGTTGTAAAACAGGTAACTGGTAATACCGCCGGTGAACTCATTGACAATGCTGTGATCATCGAAGCAAAATTATTGCTGGCCAATCCCTCACTTAGCATTGCCCAGGTTGCACAGCATATGGCCTTTAGCGACCAGTCCGTATTTGGCAGATTTTTTAGGCAGCACACAGGTATTACACCTAGCCGTTACCGTAGCCAGCAAAATGTAGGATTTTGACGAATAATGGCCGCTTTTTGCAAAATTTCAATGGGTAATATATTCGAATTTTGCAGTGTCAAAAAAATAATCACCAGCATTTGACTGGTCCTGCCTTATAACCTGCAATCTGAACCACATTTATTATTAGTAACGTACCTGAAATGTAGGCTTTATTAGTTCTTCATAAGTATAATTGTCCATTTAATGTGCAATTAACAGTATAGGTAGCAGATACCACGGGTATAGTCATGTACCTGTGGGATTTTTCTTGTATAAAGATTAGAATAGTAGTTCAAAACAGAGGGATTATTAATTAATTCGATTAGAATCTAGCAAAATGGCCTGGTCTTTCCAGATCCGGCCTTGTTTGTGTAAGAAGTGACTTGAGCATCCTTCTCATTTTACAAAGCTGTTTAAGACGAAAACGGGGAAGTCGCCTTCTGAGTATCGCCGGGAGAATTGATTGAAGAATTGGCTTTGTAAGAAAGGGGCAGGCACCCTCCGGGCGCTAAAGGCGACCTTACATTATAATTGCATTACAAGAAGACGGGAATATCACTTCAATATCGATTTGATATTGAAGTGGTATTCTAATGTTGTAGTAGTACTCATTTTATGAACTTTTTGATTTGAAGCCGGCTTATATTCAGCTTATATCTTTACTATTGCTTTGTTAACCTTCAAATTGTTTGTTATGGCCATTATTAAAGACAATGTACTTTTCCAGCTCATCAGCGGATCGCTGGGCAATCAGATTACAATTTATCAACGAAATGGGCAGACGATCGTCGCGAAAAAACGGGGGCGGTCTAAAAAGAAGCCTACCCGGAAGCAGTTAGATGCCAGGATGATGATGGCGGAGGCGGCCGCGTATGCAAAGACGATCCTGAAAGACCCGGAAATTAAGGCGTATTATCAGTCGCTGGCTGGTCCGGGGCAGAATGCCTATAATATGGCGATTAAGGATGCTTATAAGGCGCCGGAGGTGCAAAATATTGCCGTAGTGGATACGACAGTGGTGGTGACTGCAAAAGATGAATTCAGGGTTGCGGAGGTGGAAGTACGGGTGGTGGATTCGGCAGGTGTGATATTGGAGAGAGGGAAGGCGGTTTTGGGCAGGAATGGGGTGGATTGGTATTATAAGGTGGGGAGTTTGCCTGCG
This window of the Chitinophaga sancti genome carries:
- a CDS encoding RagB/SusD family nutrient uptake outer membrane protein → MQKLTIYIIILLVLSACSKDFLNTKIDSSATDKTLNSNYSTLISLGNAPYAYIRNGFLVLDNINIFASATDEAEQTSALSTSRYFNQGSWNATTNPDNFYASYYMGIRAANYFLEHSVNYKDILGSNRDTISASGNISYKNDVVNVAWYRAEAHILRAYFYFELTKRYGGVPLVKRVLDANENTILPAAPYDSVMSFVINEVDLYKDSLQVNWKTSSFSNYDGRFTKGVALALKARALLYWASPLHNTGGDVQRWQKAAAAAHDVIAMGLYSLSTDYRNYFLQNNTLSSGETILALRKAASNTMETQNYPISTSGGLSGVTPSENLVADYEYTGTPDAAHPYANRDPRLGMSIVTNGSTWNGRVINEAPGGTDDMANTNASKTGYYLKKFVNDGLNLVQGGTVTHHWVIMRYGEVLLEYAEAMNEAYGPDNDNGYGMTARAAINMVRARTGVNMPAVTAANQDEFRTALKHERKIELAFEDYRYWDLLRWKDAATALNKPLLGVKVNNGVYSTFTVEERVFDASKMYYYPFPQTEISISKGVLVQNPGW
- a CDS encoding SusC/RagA family TonB-linked outer membrane protein; the protein is MRYRTLLYMLAFSGKVLAQSVPDSIPTASMSKVSGEELYKTPAANITNTFYGRLPGIITKQASGEPGYDNASFVIRGVGTYDNNDIAIFVDGFQVNNTYFQYLSAVEIADVKLYKDAAALAAFGMRGANGVLWITTRRGRASKPTIQAQVRNGVQQAINLNKPLRSFDYASLYNQAVSNDLYAVNNHQYIYTPRYTTAQLEAYKNGTGTDIDWFDEVLKKNAVYRDANITFSGGDTSTRYALIIDYMKNQGLYNVETNATTSNAQIQRFNLRANLDFSFFKIFEAKVDLGGRIEDRRYPNFNGASLWNNMAVYPSNIYPVKDATGNWSGTTVYTNNPVASLKALGWASTHDRTLQANFNLKEKLDFITPGLYLQEAVSFNTWTRNAASKTATYARYYNGAKTTTDVTTDIVASNSAPSNQYDWKQANLSAGYDRSFGPHAVHALVNYFASNYVEDWNGSFNGSGYNTGNNIFHHYTNLGGTIDYTYREKYQLGFGFGYSGSDNYAPGHNHGFYPALSAGWIALTDPLYLKIRASAGKSGNENSLQGRYLFQQYYGTSTAFYTGVTSLNSNSAVVQTYIANPGIFAEHSMKYNVGFDMTLFKKLDIVADAYMDKRGGIITYDQASYAATLGTTLMFKNIGKMTNKGFELTMNYHDTWKSLGYRVGGSVLYHKNTVDYQAEIAPVNGFSKTTGLALNTPVGLISDGFYQVEDFNADGTLKSGIPVPVFGAVQPGDLKYKDLDNSGFVDQNDVTKIGRPSYPSLYYSFNAALNYKGFDLSVLFQGAAGADFNLQNAPSQTLAFVSNNNAFPMAKGAWAYYPSEGIDTRSSATYPRLTTQGNSNNYRNSSFWIKKNNYLRIRNIEVGYSLPEAFLKKAHLTRLRLFMSATNPVTISKLLRDYNFDPETPTGYPGLKSYVGGLSVSFN
- a CDS encoding RagB/SusD family nutrient uptake outer membrane protein, yielding MKPYYIICMVLLLFACQKDFLQMPISNTTTTDSIFSTTIKAQGAIANAYKVVLSQGLPYQGNWNSLILDNASGALNYGFSWTWCYGITTSTGLTATGNTEDMDGYAYNYTTIRQAYLVKENIDKVTDMTSADKAIVKAEMTALIAYRYEQMLIMYGGVPIVSKSLTVNDDLNIPRAPVSEVLDSINKWCDAAAAVLPSVWTSTWTGRMTKSAALAIKAKALLYVARPLFNTATPYLDLGANNHLICMGNEDASRWQTAATAAEAVIKEAESNGGIKIINTGNPLDDYGTATSTPANAEVILAFKYDAGGSSMNTFYNMHNWQAYGNGLTTSYLENYYKADGSDQVWPTTTTAFSDYRTRMQSMDARFKASFKAWEIDTWNNPNDNTWANSNLFQWAMNVAAIPVKFYYKAGTRNWFEFPIFRLAAYYLSAAEAYNEMGQSAEALAKLNVIHLRAGLPAITETDQAKLRKIIQREWAAECFDENYWLHDIKHWKRADIGDGLIGGVIRTLHFNSDGGGKMTGNTDYYDGKMYLGFWAPRQYLNPFPQTEINKGTLIQNPGY
- a CDS encoding SusC/RagA family TonB-linked outer membrane protein; its protein translation is MIKRLLLQWSVALLLLQIIGLPTTHGQSALTVSGTVRSSTELLPGVSVYLKNNISIATKTDENGHFKLTVPNNATLIFSFIGYHRQEVNVNARPILNVTLAIEDKALGEVVVVGYGKQKAPTVTGAIATVGGKELASTPVSNITNMLVGRASGISAVQASGEPGQNSATIHIRGIATLNGQDPLIVIDGIQQPAEQPYVVLNAMDANEIESISILKDASSTAVYGIRGANGVIIVTTKRGRLNKPQFGFTGNGGFTNATSLLPILNSYQYALFRNEGIHNAQAAGNSSFDNLLFTDNDLWKFKNNRDYTDAEINSLEIGTAGRQALANSPALYYTSHNYFKEIFGGQGQQQQYNMNISGGVDKVRYFASLGYYHQQGILNDYNYGGANTNSNYKRYNFRSNFDIDVFKNFQISVNLAGQSTVAHLPSGGYGANDQGDRYQLIIQKIFESSPFVGPNFVNGKLVNGFIGTSGDGINPLVDKGGSGVSPISDFLGAGVVNQYITTLTSTVNLKHQMDYLTKGLNLSGKIAYDDSYTKGFYTATSIPLYKAMRDPANPNNIILAGGQLNPDNTSDNWGNGSWRKVYLEASIDFARSFGKHNVSALFLGNAQKYTAHDLANNTPSGLMGLVGRVTYNFSERYLFEFNMGLNGTENFAPKRRFGYFPAVSAGWVVTKEPFFPKNNVLTWMKLRGSYGEVGSDRLEKRRYLYLPNGWSSGTSGYYFGNSNGSSANPYFSGASETTLGNPEVTWERAKKLNLAADLRFWKDKVTLSATFFREKRDNILVNLQTIPATYGVSSSIVPPANIGRVSNQGYEIEFGYNDNIGKLNYFLKANLSYAKNKIEYMAEPAYQYPWMNETGYSIGQYKGYVWDGFFNTTEELNNRPYNTNGNQARLGNIRYKDINGDGIIDTKDRVPIGYSNLPRIAYNITIGFSYKGFDISALLIGTAQGSFPQSGYVLSTPFAKNVGAVFQPYYDGHWTQEKYDKGEKITYPSFSFSGSGPNNVFSDFWLKSNNFKRLKNLEIGYSIQDRRLLTRAHISSVRFYANGNNLITWSKEVMKGIDPELADDGKNSMGYMYPLTRTFNFGTNIQF
- a CDS encoding helix-turn-helix domain-containing protein, whose product is MLTIFTETDIFSHLNDPGQAFKPKDAIILLVTSGQLKLSCNLEEINCLENCLYFFMRGFVYSIQYMDEHFSCMGMIVPGKFFLENGVAGAIGNSFHTILANRQHPVIINQRESGALSGMLQLLKDFFIPNESLVSYNEILLYQVMSVVHTIAAFCRKYNGAQELQFKRRNVITSGFLHLLQNNIKRERSLQFYARQLTVTADYLARVVKQVTGNTAGELIDNAVIIEAKLLLANPSLSIAQVAQHMAFSDQSVFGRFFRQHTGITPSRYRSQQNVGF